The genome window ACTACCCGGAAGTGCCTGCTTTTGAGCTAAAGGGCGGTAATATAACCATAACGGCTATGCCACTTAAGGGCGGCCTGGTGCGGGGCACCTTCACCGGCTCGGGCTTCACTGTTGACAATGCCGGCCAAAAGTTTGATTACTCCCTCAGCGGCGAGTTTAGCTTGACGAGGATGTAGGTTAGTTAATTAGCGATTAGTTGATTAGAGATTGGTTAATTTGAGATTAGGCTTGTTTGGTGGCTTACTTATTTCTGCGCGCGTTATTGCTGGGAATGGGTTGGTGAGGTTGCTCTTACGCAAGTTGTGGTGCAGCCGTTGGTGGTGAAATTATTATTTTACGTGTACTGTATCGCCAATCCCACCGATACAACAATACAGGCGATACACGCGATACAGCAGATCGTTATAAATAATCGGCGAGATCCCAGCCTTCGGTTTTTTGTTGCGGGGTGGCTATGTTTTCCAGCAGGCGCATCACCTTAAACGTTACTGATGGCAAGCCTGCCGACAGCTGCGCTGCCTTGTTCACCCACAAATCATACGCATTAACATCGGGCATTAAAATAACAGTGCGCCCCTCAAGGCACTTACACTTGCCCGCATTAAGGCCCTGCAAGCTGCCCGCCGCCAGCCACAACAGTTCGGGATAATGAACGGATGCTATAATCGCCGTCTTTTCGCTTTCACATATTGCCACCGCTTTTGCAGGCTGGTATTGTAATAAATGCTCACCAAACAGACATTGTTTAAGATTGAAGTCCGAATGACGCTGCCCCGCTTCCTTATTTTTACTGCCAACTAAGGAGTGCGCCCAGGCAATATGGTTAAACGGCTGCTTTACCCGCTTGCCGGTTTCGGGGTTGTAGAGCATTATTTTGCCCGTTCGTACCCTGTTTGCTTTGTCAACCTGCCAGAAGATACACGCACCGGGCCAGTGTTTCGAGGTACCTACCAGGTAAAGCTGTGCCTGTGCGTAAGCTACCTCCCGGCCAAACTTTGCGACAAGGTATCGCACAAAATTATTCTGCTCATAATGCTTCACCGTTTGCCCGATCACACGTTTGGGCAGGTACGATGGTTCAAAATCCCGGTACGTGAGGGGTCGGTAGTCCATAGTCGATGGTCTATCGTCTATGGACTTTCCATGTTTGCTAAAATATTCCGAAGGCTTATAATGATAACCGCAGTTTACCTCGCGGCTGCACCGGCCCACATCATCGGCAATGGGTTCGTCTGTAGCGATATCAATATACCGGCTGAATACTTTGTGCCGGAGACATTGCGGACAGGTGTACCGGCTCCACATGCCTTTGTAAGGTTGCAAGGTATAACGGGGTGGTGGTGTCATTGGGTTATTGGGTTAGCTGTCCATGGTCCATGGTCGATGGTCCATAGAAGAATTTTACAGTAAATTTGCTATCGTCTATGGCCTATCGTCTTTCTGCCATGGACTATGGTCCATCGACTATGGACTATCGACTATTGCCCCTCCTTCAGCAACCTTTCCGCTTTTGTATGCGTTATCCCCATTTCGGCAGCAATTTCCCTGAAGCTTTTGCCCTGTAGCTTAAGTTCGGCGGCCTGGGTTCTTAAAGCTTCGCGGTCCTCCTTTTCGGGTTGGCGCAGGTGTTCCCATTCGCGGCCATAGCCCATAAATTCGTATTGCAAAAAGTTGTACGGCTTGCTGATGGTAAACAGGCAGATGTTGCCCGAGCCGTAAACCTCCTCGGTGTTGCGCTGCTTTACCTGCTTAACATAGCGGATGCTCTTGTCTTTTGCACTCTCGCCAATGGCAAATGCGCTGTCGCAAAAGTTCATCAGCATTTTGCTGCCTTGCAGGTCGTTGCGGGTAATGGGATGCGCGGCATCGCGTTTGGGGGTATGCGCCAGCGCCAGGATGCTCAGGTTATGCTTGCTTTTGAGCGATTTCAGGTGCTTCATCAGCGGCAGGGCATCTTTGGCACGTTCTGTTTCGCTGCGCAAATAGGTTAGGTTGTCGATGATGAGCACGGTTGCCCCGGTGCTTACCACCAGGTTCTCCAGCTGATGGTTCAGAAAATCTTCGAAGTTGGCAAACGTTTTGGGCACATCGGCCATAGGGTCAAGCTCGGCACGCAGGAAATGGTTGGTGAAGCTGTAATGATAATTGTAATTGGACGAGTAACGCGCCTCGAACTGCTTGTCGGCCAGCTCAAAATCAAAGTAAAGGATGCGCTGCCGCCCGGCCTCCAGCCTGAAAGGGCCTATTTGCTCGTTCCGGCTGATGCTATCGCCTACCTGCACCGCAAGGATGGACTTGCCCAGGTTACTGTCGGCAAACAGGATACACAGCTCGCCCTGGAACCAAAACTCGCCGAAAAGCATTTTGGGGATCGGGCGTTTACTGGCGCGCTCCATCCAGTCGGCGGCGCTGCGGAGGCGGAATAATTGGTTGCCCTGGTCGGGCTGGTCTGCGTCAGGTTGCAGCAGGCGGGCTATCTCCTGGCGGATAACATCGGGATTGATGCCCTGTTGCCCGCCGGCTGGCGGTACGTTTTGCGGATGTGACATAAATAAAGAGGTTTTAAAGAAATATATAATTGTGTTTAGTATGCTGTTTGGCATATTTTATTAAGTAGTTTACGGCTTGTACTGTATCGCGTGTATTGTCTGTATTGCTACATGGAAACGATACAGCGATACAGTGATACAAAAACGGCTATATTATTTTAATGCTGATGATAAGCAGGCGGTAAAACCCGGCTTAACTATTGCAGAAAAGCAACGCTGGTAAAGGTAGGGAATATTTCTGTATTAGTAAAGAAATTTTAAAGAAAAAATGGATTGGTAAATTAAAATTATGATCTATATTATTCTTAAAGCAGTAGAAATGAAAAAAAGTAATACTTTTATGTAAATTGAATACCCTGTAGATTTTCTTCTGAAGAATTGATTACTCTTTTTACTTTGGGTTTGAATTCAGTTTTTTAATTAAGGACGCTTATGAAAGTAGTTGATGACATACTACAGCAAATAGAATACTGTATACATAATAATGAGTTTTTAATAATTGAAAATGAAAAGGTTGAAATAAAGGACAACAGTCATAATAATTCTGAATGGACTGAGGTTTTTAAAACTGCCAATGCTTATCTTAACACGAATGGAGGGATAATTATTGTCGGAATACTTGAGGACAAAAAGAATAAACGATATATTTTCAAAGGATTCGATTTTAATAACGAGGACAAATTAAAGACAATTAAAGATGCTTACATAGATGATTATGGGGCAAAAAAAGATATCAGTGAATACTTACACTATGAAACAAGACAGTTTTTAGATGGACAACTATTAGTCATTTATATTGATGGATTGCCGGATGATGAAAAGTACATTTACTATGGCGGAAGTGCTTATGAAAGATTAATATCTGGTGATCACAAGCTTAGTGATATTAAAATTCAGTCTCAAAGAGAATACAAGGCTGAACTAATTGACACAAGGGAATTAAGAGTAGTTGCCAATTCAACAATTGAAGATTTAGATGTAAATCGACTGAATGACTACATCCATCTATTAAATAGTGAAGTAAAAATTGAAAATATAAAATCATCAATTGATGAGGCGAAATCATTTCTTAAAAGAAATGGAATGACCAGGGAAGATATTCCTACAATTTTAGGGGTTTTAGTTTGCGGTTCGGAACCTGGTGAAAAATTACATTGGCGCTCACAAGTCGACGCTTACGTTGACAGCCCTGTAACTATTGATATAGCTCAAAATAAAAAAATAATCAACAATACCGTTATTCAATTAATGGAACAAAGCTTAGCTTTTGTTTATAGAAATATACAAACTGGTATTTCAAACGAAAGAGGCGGCACGAAACTTTTTGAATATCCCGAACGACTAATAAGAGAGTGCATTAACAATTCGTTAGCCCATAGGGACTATGCGATAGATCATTACGTAAATATAAATATACTTCCAGGCAAACATATTCAAATTAGAAATCCTGGAAGATTTAAAAAACAGCTTCTCTTAATTGATTTAGAAAATGTCGTTCCTGTCCGAAGAATTATATCTGGAAATCCAAAAGCTAATAATCCTAAATTAGCTAAAGTTTTAAGTGTTTATAATAAATATGAAGGTAAAGGTTGGGGAATGGCTTCAGTAATTGGCGCATGCTTAGAGGATAGGATAGATGTTCCTTATTACATTTTTCATTCTTGGGATGAATTGTCACTGTATATCCCGAAAGGGAAATTAGTTGACGAAACAATGGACACATTGTTTGAATCATACAGTGGCTATTTGACCAGAAAATTAGAAGGATATGATATCACATTGGATCAAAAACGTGTGTTAACATATCTTTACAAATCAGAGAATTTAAATAAACAAGACAGATACACTATATTGCTTACTAAAGATAATAATCATCTACAAGCAATTCAATCGCTTCAAGAAGCTGGCCTAATTATTAGGCATTCAATTAGCGATGAGATTTACTCCGTTTTCATTATTGATCGTAATTTATTTAAAAAGAGTTTTTACAGGGAATTGGAAGGGCAATATGGACATAATTTCGTCGCGTTACATCAAGATTACAAGGATGTTTTGTCATTTATTTATGAAAGAAACACTTACAGCCTTGACAAGTATCCCAGTGCGAATGAAATCGGAAGCAAAATTTGGATAAAGAAAGGTAACGCAGCTATACTTGAGGGCTACGAAGTCTATAAAAGAAAGGTTCGTAATATTGTTAATAAGCTTGAAAAAAGCTCTTTCATACTTAGAAATAACAATAAACCTGAATACATGATTAACGTCAATTATAAGTCATTGGGCGATTTATTTAATTAAAAACTAATAAACTGTATCGTCTGTATCGCCACCAACTAACAATACAGACGATACACACGATACAGTTTTTTGTCATTCTGAGCATAGCGAAGGATCTTCTGCGCGCTAAAGGTATTCGCCCGATAAGTCGCCCACATACCTTTCCGCCGGGAATAGCGCTTGCTGAAGATCCTTCGCTATGCTCAGGAGGACAGGTTTATTTACACACCACAGGTTTACTGTATCGCGTGTATTGTTGCGGTGAAACGATACAGCGATACAGGCGATACAGCGCATAACCGATACCCTCCCCGCCCCTTAAATGGTTCATCGCAACAATTCACCCCATTAAATACTTAATTGTCAATCCGCACGTTATCAGCTAAATAAACCTATCCAACATGATCCATCTGCAAAAAAACCCCTCAACCCGGCTGTACAGGTATGTATTGCTATTGCCCTTTATTGTATTAAGCCTGTGTTTTATCAATCCTGTTAAGGCCCGCACCATGGCGGTTAAAACAACAACAGTTGCCGATACTACCCCCATGAAAGCCTTTGAAGGCATTTACCAGCTTAAAAGCAACGAACATGGTTACGTACAAATTACTGTTTCCAATAAAACCCTGCTTGCCAAAGTTATTGACGCAAATAAGCAATTTGTATTAACCCGCAAAGGCGATCTTGCCTTTGAAACACTGGACGATGACGGCGATGAAAAGATCCCTGTTACCTTCGCCAAAAGCGCTGCCGGCGAAGTTACCGGGGCTGCCGTGGGGGATAAAGACCAACTTACCAGGGTAAAAAACTATGTGCCCGTAACAGCCATTAAACTTACCGCCGCCAAGCTAAAGACTTACGAAGGCAAGTATGAGTTTGATCAACGAAAAGGTACTTTTTTAACCATAACCGCCACCGCCGACGGACTGGTACTCAAGGAGCTTTGGGACGATAAAGAGATCCCGTTTATAGCAGTAGCCGATAACGAGTTTATAAATAAAGAGGCCCTGTTTCCGTTAAAATTCACCATGGATGCAAGCGGTAACGCCATCAAAGTGCTGGCCTTTAACCGGGATAGCTGGGATAAGGTGAAGGAGTGATGGTTAGTTGATTAGAGGTTAGTTAATTAGAGACTAGTTAACTAGAGATCAGTTAATTAGAGATTAGGCGGGTCGTGCGGAGAGAATTAACCACCAACACCATCTAATCTCTAATTAACTAATCTCTATCCCCTACCTAATCTCTGATCTCTAATTAACCAATCTCTATCCCCCACCTAATCTCTAATCTCCAGGCAACTAACCTCTATCCCCACCTAATCTCTAATCTCCAGTCTCTAATCTCTACTTCCCAAAATCATAAAACTTCCATTGCGTGGTAAAATCCCTTGTCAATGCCTGGTTGGTGAGGGTGGCGCGTACCATTTCAATAGGCATGGTGTTTTCCTTTATTACGGCGTCGTGAAATTGTTTGTAGGTCATTTTACCGCCGTCAACCAGTTCGCGTTTAAGGCTCATCAACTGCAGGCCACCGGTTAAGTAGGCCACCTGGTAAAGCGGACTATACCCGCCCTGGAACGAGCGCCTTACTTCGCCCTCGGCATTGGCGCGTTCATGCCCTACCCTATCCACCAAAAAGTCTATACATTGCTGTGGTGTCCAGTTGCCCAGGTGATAGTTTAACGAGAAGATGATGCGGGCGCAACGGTGCATCCTCCAAAATAACATCCCGATGCGTTCTTCTGGTGTTTTGGCAAAGCCCTGATCGTATAATAACAATTCCCAATACAGGCTCCATCCCTCTATCCAAAACGGGGTATAAAACATGTTGCGGTATGGCTTGTAGCGGCTGTTCATAAAGTACTGCATGTTGTGGCCGGGCAAAAGCTCGTGCTGCACGGTACCCCTGCTAAAATAAGGGTTGTTGCCCCGCATGCTCATCAGCTTGTCGGCCTCATCCATGGTGTTGGTGGGGTAGCTGATAATGATCTCGCTGCCACCCAAAAAGAAAGGGTTCACCAGTTGCTGCTGCGGCGTCATCATGGTCATGCCCCAGGTTTCTTCGGCCAGCGGCGGTATAGTGATCAGGTCGCGCGCTTTAATAAAGCTCAGCGCATCGTTGTATAATTTCAGGATGGCTTCGGGCTGTTTGCCGGCGGGTACGTAGCTATTCTTCACTTTCTCCAGGGCCTTGTGCCAGTCGTTACCAAAACCCATTTCGTTGCTGGCTTTCAGCATCTCACGGTCGCAAAAGGCGAATTCCTTGTTGGCCAGTTTTATCAGTTCTTCGGGCGAGTAAGGGATCATCTCGGCCTTTAGCTGGCGCACCAGTTCATCGTGCCCAACAGGAACGCCTTTAATGCCACTGCTATCGGGCTTTTGGGTGGTGTTTATTTTGCCCTTGCCCATTATTAAGGTGGCGTAGTTATTTAAAGCGGTATCCAGCTTCAGGTAGGGTTTTGGCATCCACCAGGTAAAGTCGGGATCATAGCCGTTATAAAAATCGTAAAAGCTTTTAAGGCGGCTCTTAAGCCCCAGCACAGCGGCCTTGCCCTTGCGTGCCAGCGGCATATCCAGCGATTTTACGGCTTCAAACGATGCCTGCGACGTCTTTACCGCCTTTATAATATTATTAAGCTGCAGGGCAATTTCCTGCCCGTTTACCGAAATGCCGCGGCGACGTTTCTTTTCCAGCTGGTAAATCTCTTCGGCAAAGGGGATGTAGGCGGTTATCTTATTGTATTCGTCTTCATCAAGCTTTAGTGCGCCAAGGTCAAACACAATCTGTTTTTTAAGCAGGGTATAATCCACCTTGCCATAAATGCTCATGCTTTCAAAATCGCTTTGCTTCAACTTTTCAAGATATTCGTTACCTGTTTCTATCAGGCGTTTACGCTCTTCGGGCGAGGTTTGTACCGATTGATTGGAGTAGCCGTCAATAGCCGTGTAGGGCGAATAAAAATCGCGGATGGCATTCATATCCTGCCCGTATTGGATAATTAGTCCGGATACTTCGCTGGCCTGCTCATACATGGCCTTAGGCGCTGTTTGTGCCGACAGCCTGCCGGTGGAACTAAAAAATACAAAACATAAAATAACAGGAAGGATAAAATTTGACGAGGTTTTTTTGCGATACATGCGGCTACAGGATTAATTATTACCAGGCGAAATATAAGTTAATTTAATGCATGATAAAAATAGGCGCGGCAAGGCAGGTTTAGTAACTATAATTTGACAGGTTGTAGCGGGATTTTAGCCGTGAGGGTTGGGGAAGGTCCATGGTCGATAGTCGATAGTCCATGGTCGATGGTCGATGGTGGATTGTATAATGGAAGGGTGTTGTTTTAGGCATGACCCGTAGGGTCTATCCCGTTGTAGAAATCGCCCCCCTCTTTTATTACCTCGTAGAGGTTACCCTTAACCGTTAGGCAGGTATTGAACAGCGCATAATGGGTAGCCTCTACGAGGCAAAGAACCGCGGAATTGTTTTTTCTACAAAGAGGTAGACCCTATGGTTCAAAATTGCTGACGAAATAAGATCGCACGAAGCTTGTATTGAATTCCTTACCTATTAACTATTGCTAATTATTACACGCTGAAAAAAGATGTAAATTTGAATATGGGTAAGGTCAAGTCAGAAAAAATCAATAAGGTTAAAACTGAATTGGCCAAATGGAAAGCCAAATAATTGCCTGCCCGGAATTGGCATAATTATCCTTCGTATTTAAATAAGTCTTTTTGTCATTCTGAGCGTGAGCGAAGAATCCTCAACGCGGGACAGGTATGAAGGCGACTTATCAATTGGATAAGATTCTTCGCTCACGCTCAGAATGACAAGGGGTATTAACACAAAAAAACCGGATGTTACTCAATTGAATAAGCACCCGGCTGTAAACTCCCCTAGTTTAGTTTTTTATTAATGCAGCGCTGTTTTGCTGTATAAATGATACTCGCCCGGGGCAAGGGTCATCGTATAAGCCAATGATGTTACATTGATGGTTGAACCCGTAAAGTTGTCTGTCCACGTACCTGTTGCCGGGAAAGTTATGGTGGCGGTGTTTGCCACCACACCAAAGTTACCCACCACCTCAATACTGTTTGACGGATCGGTTAGCTGGATGGTTTTCACTGCACCGTCTAAACTGTAATTAAATGTAGTGCTGGTAAACACCGGGTTGTTGATCTTCCACTTGATCATCTGCGAATACACTTTAAACAGGTGCCTGCGGTTGGCATCGTTCATGTATTCCCAATGGGCGGGCTTATCCCCCAGCCTTCCGCCGTTATCAATACTTACGTCGTAACCGCGTTCACCAAACTGCCAAAGCATTTTAGGTCCCGGCGATGAAAACATAAAGGCTGCACCCAGTTCGTCGCGCTTAAGGCCGGTTGCCAGGTCCTTTACACTGTAGCTGCCGCTGGCGTTACCATAGGCGGCGTTTTTAAATTGCAGGCGTTCCTCATCGTGGCTTTCAAAATAGCTTACCAGCGCATAAGGGTTTTTAAAGTTAAACCTGTCATAAAACAAGCCCGAAATATCCCACGAGCCGCCTGCATCGTTATAGCTCATTAAACCCTGCTCTGCCTGAAAACTTTGATTGTTCCAGGTCATCATGCCTTGGTCGGCCAGTTCGCTTTCTTCCTGGTTGCCGGCAAAGTCTTCCAGTATCACGTATAATTTAGGGTCAATGCTTTTAATATAGCTGTTGTAATCCTTCCAGATGGCAACCCGGCTGGCATCATAATTACCCCAGGCGGCAACATCGCTACCGCTGTTGGTTTGTGTAAAACCTTTCGCCAAATCAAAACGGAAGCCGTCAATCTTATACTCCTGCATCCAAAACTTCACTACGTTTTTAACAAAGTATCTGGTAGCGGGGCTCTCATGGTTAAACTGGTACCCCACGTTAAAAGGGTGCGTAGCCACGGTATTATACCAGGGGTTATTAGCGGGCACCCCACCGCTTGAGTACAACTGTACCATAGGCGATGAACCGAAGGAGTGGTTAAGCACTATATCCTGTATTACGGCAATTCCTTTGGCATGGCAGGCGTCAATAAGCGCTTTCAGGTCGTTTTTGGTGCCATAATATTTATCAGGGGCAAAGTAATAGTTGGGGTTGTAGCCCCATGAGTCGTTACCCTCAAA of Mucilaginibacter xinganensis contains these proteins:
- a CDS encoding DUF6371 domain-containing protein, coding for MTPPPRYTLQPYKGMWSRYTCPQCLRHKVFSRYIDIATDEPIADDVGRCSREVNCGYHYKPSEYFSKHGKSIDDRPSTMDYRPLTYRDFEPSYLPKRVIGQTVKHYEQNNFVRYLVAKFGREVAYAQAQLYLVGTSKHWPGACIFWQVDKANRVRTGKIMLYNPETGKRVKQPFNHIAWAHSLVGSKNKEAGQRHSDFNLKQCLFGEHLLQYQPAKAVAICESEKTAIIASVHYPELLWLAAGSLQGLNAGKCKCLEGRTVILMPDVNAYDLWVNKAAQLSAGLPSVTFKVMRLLENIATPQQKTEGWDLADYL
- a CDS encoding alpha-amylase family glycosyl hydrolase, giving the protein MKIRNLYLLFAWILLAGVISCSKTPSVDKGSGNVPDPNPTAKDVPAGANDGVTFINGGKSAIFNLYAPNKKTVTLTGDFNGWSTDAKYNMTNSTDGSRWWIQIDNLDPNTEYAYQYYVDQSFKIGDPYCEKVLDPDNDKYIDASIYPNLKSYPTGKTTGIVSVMEANQPAYSWTTSTFTRPEPKNLVVYELLVRDFVATHSYKTVKDTLNYIARLGVNAIELMPVNEFEGNDSWGYNPNYYFAPDKYYGTKNDLKALIDACHAKGIAVIQDIVLNHSFGSSPMVQLYSSGGVPANNPWYNTVATHPFNVGYQFNHESPATRYFVKNVVKFWMQEYKIDGFRFDLAKGFTQTNSGSDVAAWGNYDASRVAIWKDYNSYIKSIDPKLYVILEDFAGNQEESELADQGMMTWNNQSFQAEQGLMSYNDAGGSWDISGLFYDRFNFKNPYALVSYFESHDEERLQFKNAAYGNASGSYSVKDLATGLKRDELGAAFMFSSPGPKMLWQFGERGYDVSIDNGGRLGDKPAHWEYMNDANRRHLFKVYSQMIKWKINNPVFTSTTFNYSLDGAVKTIQLTDPSNSIEVVGNFGVVANTATITFPATGTWTDNFTGSTINVTSLAYTMTLAPGEYHLYSKTALH
- a CDS encoding AAA family ATPase; amino-acid sequence: MSHPQNVPPAGGQQGINPDVIRQEIARLLQPDADQPDQGNQLFRLRSAADWMERASKRPIPKMLFGEFWFQGELCILFADSNLGKSILAVQVGDSISRNEQIGPFRLEAGRQRILYFDFELADKQFEARYSSNYNYHYSFTNHFLRAELDPMADVPKTFANFEDFLNHQLENLVVSTGATVLIIDNLTYLRSETERAKDALPLMKHLKSLKSKHNLSILALAHTPKRDAAHPITRNDLQGSKMLMNFCDSAFAIGESAKDKSIRYVKQVKQRNTEEVYGSGNICLFTISKPYNFLQYEFMGYGREWEHLRQPEKEDREALRTQAAELKLQGKSFREIAAEMGITHTKAERLLKEGQ
- a CDS encoding DUF885 family protein, translated to MYRKKTSSNFILPVILCFVFFSSTGRLSAQTAPKAMYEQASEVSGLIIQYGQDMNAIRDFYSPYTAIDGYSNQSVQTSPEERKRLIETGNEYLEKLKQSDFESMSIYGKVDYTLLKKQIVFDLGALKLDEDEYNKITAYIPFAEEIYQLEKKRRRGISVNGQEIALQLNNIIKAVKTSQASFEAVKSLDMPLARKGKAAVLGLKSRLKSFYDFYNGYDPDFTWWMPKPYLKLDTALNNYATLIMGKGKINTTQKPDSSGIKGVPVGHDELVRQLKAEMIPYSPEELIKLANKEFAFCDREMLKASNEMGFGNDWHKALEKVKNSYVPAGKQPEAILKLYNDALSFIKARDLITIPPLAEETWGMTMMTPQQQLVNPFFLGGSEIIISYPTNTMDEADKLMSMRGNNPYFSRGTVQHELLPGHNMQYFMNSRYKPYRNMFYTPFWIEGWSLYWELLLYDQGFAKTPEERIGMLFWRMHRCARIIFSLNYHLGNWTPQQCIDFLVDRVGHERANAEGEVRRSFQGGYSPLYQVAYLTGGLQLMSLKRELVDGGKMTYKQFHDAVIKENTMPIEMVRATLTNQALTRDFTTQWKFYDFGK
- a CDS encoding ATP-binding protein, with product MKVVDDILQQIEYCIHNNEFLIIENEKVEIKDNSHNNSEWTEVFKTANAYLNTNGGIIIVGILEDKKNKRYIFKGFDFNNEDKLKTIKDAYIDDYGAKKDISEYLHYETRQFLDGQLLVIYIDGLPDDEKYIYYGGSAYERLISGDHKLSDIKIQSQREYKAELIDTRELRVVANSTIEDLDVNRLNDYIHLLNSEVKIENIKSSIDEAKSFLKRNGMTREDIPTILGVLVCGSEPGEKLHWRSQVDAYVDSPVTIDIAQNKKIINNTVIQLMEQSLAFVYRNIQTGISNERGGTKLFEYPERLIRECINNSLAHRDYAIDHYVNINILPGKHIQIRNPGRFKKQLLLIDLENVVPVRRIISGNPKANNPKLAKVLSVYNKYEGKGWGMASVIGACLEDRIDVPYYIFHSWDELSLYIPKGKLVDETMDTLFESYSGYLTRKLEGYDITLDQKRVLTYLYKSENLNKQDRYTILLTKDNNHLQAIQSLQEAGLIIRHSISDEIYSVFIIDRNLFKKSFYRELEGQYGHNFVALHQDYKDVLSFIYERNTYSLDKYPSANEIGSKIWIKKGNAAILEGYEVYKRKVRNIVNKLEKSSFILRNNNKPEYMINVNYKSLGDLFN